The following are encoded together in the Actinoplanes sp. N902-109 genome:
- a CDS encoding phage terminase translates to MPIAGPRLLGRQEPQHLLVPPAYSNAAVETIELYESLGPTLDPWQKLSLHSGLGEDRFGAWVAFIVALLVQRQNGKGGVAEARIFGGLFLFGDPKIIYSAHRVDTAMGTFKRVKNLIDGSDDLTRRIKRIVESAGEASIETMSGQLCEFRTRGRDGGRGLSAATLFLDEALEMALEVMADLLPTLLAIEGAQVWITSTPPKFDGQYLTQLRRRALAGESERTAYLEWSNPQGADLRDPKVLAAVNPALGIRLTLEKLQDLRRELGDALFARECGGIWPTPADAEWLVIPEADWTAAQVPPTSQIVGRPALGVYVPPDRSYSAIAAAGAREEGGRQIEVTGDADTDVIDFRPGTRWIVPRLKEMDDRHDLAVIVVDDKAVAEECEAAGLEVHRASPGDVVTGCGLLYDGIAGPDVAARDVHHIGQPELTDAAAGAVQRNVGNSWAWDRRAATVDISTIGAASLALFGHATPRVQRPESDGFNIW, encoded by the coding sequence ATGCCGATCGCCGGGCCGCGGCTGCTCGGCCGCCAGGAACCGCAGCACCTGCTCGTCCCGCCGGCGTACTCCAACGCGGCGGTCGAGACGATCGAGCTGTACGAGTCGCTCGGCCCGACGCTCGACCCGTGGCAGAAACTGTCGCTGCACTCCGGTCTGGGCGAGGACCGGTTCGGCGCGTGGGTGGCGTTCATCGTCGCGCTGCTCGTGCAGCGGCAGAACGGCAAGGGCGGCGTCGCCGAGGCCCGCATATTCGGCGGCCTGTTCCTGTTCGGCGACCCGAAGATCATCTATTCGGCGCACCGCGTCGACACAGCAATGGGCACCTTCAAGCGGGTCAAGAACCTCATCGACGGGTCCGACGACCTGACCCGCCGCATCAAGCGCATCGTCGAGTCGGCCGGCGAAGCGTCCATCGAGACCATGAGCGGCCAGCTCTGCGAGTTCCGCACCCGGGGCCGCGACGGCGGCCGCGGCCTGTCCGCCGCCACGCTGTTCCTCGACGAGGCCCTTGAGATGGCCCTCGAAGTGATGGCCGACCTGCTCCCGACGCTCCTGGCGATCGAGGGCGCGCAGGTGTGGATCACCTCGACGCCGCCGAAGTTCGACGGCCAGTACCTCACCCAGCTGCGCCGCCGGGCACTGGCCGGCGAGTCGGAACGCACGGCCTACCTGGAGTGGTCCAACCCGCAGGGCGCTGACCTGCGCGACCCAAAAGTCCTCGCTGCGGTCAACCCGGCGCTCGGTATCCGCCTCACCCTCGAAAAGCTTCAAGACCTGCGCCGGGAACTCGGCGACGCGCTGTTCGCCCGCGAGTGCGGCGGCATCTGGCCGACCCCCGCCGACGCCGAATGGCTCGTCATCCCCGAGGCCGACTGGACGGCCGCGCAGGTCCCGCCCACCTCGCAGATCGTCGGCCGGCCGGCGCTCGGCGTGTACGTGCCACCCGACCGCTCGTACTCCGCCATCGCCGCCGCCGGCGCCCGGGAGGAAGGCGGCCGGCAGATCGAGGTCACCGGCGACGCGGACACCGACGTCATCGACTTCCGGCCCGGCACCCGGTGGATTGTGCCGCGGCTGAAGGAGATGGATGACCGGCACGACCTGGCGGTGATCGTGGTCGACGACAAGGCGGTGGCCGAGGAATGCGAGGCCGCCGGCCTGGAAGTCCACCGCGCCAGCCCGGGTGACGTCGTGACCGGGTGCGGGCTGCTCTACGACGGCATCGCCGGGCCCGACGTCGCCGCCCGGGACGTGCACCACATCGGCCAGCCGGAACTCACCGACGCCGCGGCCGGCGCGGTCCAGCGGAACGTCGGCAACTCGTGGGCGTGGGACCGGCGGGCCGCGACGGTCGACATCTCGACGATCGGCGCGGCGTCGCTGGCGCTCTTCGGCCATGCGACCCCGCGCGTGCAGCGGCCCGAGTCCGACGGCTTCAACATCTGGTGA
- a CDS encoding PD-(D/E)XK nuclease-like domain-containing protein, whose amino-acid sequence MSTTQTTLPAPAAVKVTRPGIYRMSAEQYHADPVPGGSLSSSGARKLLPPSCPAHFQHEREHGQPTRKTFDLGTAAHKEVLGTGPELVLVDRPRWDTNEVKAQLTEIRQRGAIPLKRPEYEQVKEMAEALRQHPEASKLFEPGTGEPEVALFWEEAAQWADGPDGDPVVHIEKVRCRALVDWLRYPVAGRYELPDYKTCVSAAPDKVGRVIDEHGYHIQGAWYRRAVRQLGLAGDDCRFLLVMQEKTRPYLVTVVEPDRDAMRLGEMRMREALDIYAECTATGRWPGYSDGIVLGELPPWALRELDPEDR is encoded by the coding sequence ATGAGCACCACACAGACCACGCTCCCGGCGCCGGCCGCCGTGAAGGTGACCCGGCCAGGCATCTACCGGATGAGCGCCGAGCAGTATCACGCCGACCCGGTCCCGGGCGGGTCGCTGTCCTCGTCCGGCGCCCGCAAGCTGCTGCCGCCCTCGTGCCCGGCGCACTTCCAGCACGAGCGCGAGCACGGCCAGCCGACCCGCAAGACGTTCGACCTCGGCACCGCCGCGCACAAGGAAGTCCTCGGCACCGGCCCCGAGCTGGTCCTGGTCGACCGGCCGCGCTGGGACACCAACGAGGTCAAGGCCCAGCTCACCGAGATCCGGCAGCGCGGCGCGATCCCGCTCAAACGCCCGGAGTACGAGCAGGTCAAGGAAATGGCCGAGGCGCTGCGCCAGCACCCCGAGGCAAGCAAGCTGTTCGAGCCGGGCACCGGCGAGCCCGAGGTAGCCCTGTTCTGGGAAGAAGCGGCGCAGTGGGCCGACGGCCCGGACGGCGACCCGGTCGTGCACATCGAAAAGGTGCGCTGCCGGGCCCTGGTCGACTGGCTGCGCTACCCGGTCGCCGGCCGATACGAGCTGCCGGACTACAAGACCTGCGTGTCGGCCGCACCCGACAAGGTCGGCCGCGTCATCGACGAGCACGGCTACCACATTCAGGGCGCCTGGTACCGGCGCGCGGTCCGCCAGCTCGGCCTCGCCGGAGACGACTGCCGGTTCCTGCTGGTGATGCAGGAGAAGACCCGGCCGTACCTGGTGACCGTGGTCGAGCCGGACCGCGACGCGATGCGCCTCGGCGAGATGCGCATGCGCGAGGCGCTGGACATCTACGCCGAGTGCACGGCGACTGGCCGGTGGCCGGGCTACTCCGACGGCATCGTGCTCGGCGAGCTGCCGCCGTGGGCGCTGCGCGAGCTGGACCCGGAGGACCGCTGA
- a CDS encoding recombinase family protein, whose protein sequence is MSRRGHLAAIPDRPGRAVLYVRVSSLMGRGGDDFHSPDIQLSAMRRAIAGMQEVAVIDDDIDVSGRSFKRTGIDRIRELAENGQIDTLAVYNISRFGRNTLESLQFLAWLTERGVTILSATEHIDTSTSTGRWMLTNMLAVAEMYSDNIGKDWSDTIRARAESGKWHGNIPLGYVKGKNGKLEPHPVHGPAITQAFTDYADGARPADVLRRLQAATGRNSAYNILKHMLGNVAYIGIVTVRGNSRYPTIVTPNAHPALVDQKTWQRVQERRAASKGRPPRVIAAKYPLTGLGKCGRCAGSVAYGRDHQPNGTVIARLQCTRSLHTANRICPGCGAPQAQAVEDAVLEKVRSHIALLRSDGNAQTAHAAKKRRAGMDAGALNKQLETVRQGKVRLASSWALGEIADATYRAGLVQLDDKENELTASLTALKAESQVLEPNEAVMMAERLVRLWGEMDGAQKNRALRDVLTSYSLAPASYRGQPVIERIEVQWR, encoded by the coding sequence ATGAGCCGGCGCGGCCACCTCGCCGCCATCCCCGACCGGCCCGGACGCGCCGTCCTCTACGTCCGCGTGTCCTCGCTCATGGGCCGCGGCGGCGACGACTTCCACTCCCCCGACATCCAGCTCTCCGCGATGCGTCGCGCCATCGCCGGCATGCAGGAAGTCGCGGTGATCGACGACGACATCGACGTCTCCGGCCGCAGCTTCAAACGCACCGGGATCGACCGCATCCGCGAACTCGCCGAGAACGGCCAGATCGACACCCTCGCCGTCTACAACATCTCGCGGTTCGGCCGTAACACGCTGGAGAGCTTGCAATTCCTGGCCTGGCTCACCGAACGCGGCGTGACCATCCTGTCGGCCACAGAGCACATCGACACGTCGACCTCAACCGGCCGGTGGATGCTCACCAACATGCTCGCCGTCGCCGAGATGTACAGCGACAACATCGGCAAGGACTGGAGCGACACCATCCGGGCCCGCGCCGAATCCGGGAAGTGGCACGGCAACATACCGCTGGGCTACGTCAAGGGCAAGAACGGCAAGCTGGAGCCACACCCTGTCCACGGGCCGGCCATCACCCAGGCGTTCACGGACTACGCCGATGGCGCCCGCCCGGCCGACGTACTGCGTCGCCTCCAGGCCGCCACCGGCAGGAACTCCGCGTACAACATCCTCAAGCACATGCTCGGCAATGTCGCCTACATCGGGATCGTGACAGTGCGAGGCAACAGCCGCTACCCGACCATCGTCACCCCGAACGCTCATCCCGCCCTGGTCGACCAGAAGACCTGGCAGCGCGTCCAGGAGCGACGAGCCGCCAGCAAAGGCCGCCCGCCACGAGTGATCGCGGCGAAATACCCGCTGACCGGCCTCGGCAAGTGCGGCAGATGCGCCGGCTCGGTGGCTTACGGCCGCGACCACCAACCGAACGGGACGGTGATCGCCCGCCTGCAGTGCACCCGGTCCCTGCACACCGCCAACCGGATCTGCCCGGGCTGCGGAGCACCACAAGCGCAGGCCGTCGAGGACGCCGTGCTCGAGAAGGTGCGCTCCCATATCGCGCTGCTTCGTAGCGACGGCAACGCACAGACCGCGCACGCCGCCAAGAAGCGCCGCGCAGGCATGGACGCTGGCGCACTCAACAAGCAGCTGGAGACAGTCCGTCAGGGAAAGGTGCGTCTCGCATCGAGCTGGGCGCTCGGCGAGATCGCCGACGCTACCTACCGAGCGGGACTGGTCCAGCTGGATGACAAGGAGAACGAGCTCACCGCTTCGCTCACAGCCTTGAAGGCCGAGTCGCAGGTCTTGGAGCCCAATGAGGCCGTGATGATGGCTGAGCGGCTCGTGCGCCTGTGGGGCGAGATGGACGGGGCCCAGAAGAATCGGGCCCTACGCGACGTGCTGACCTCGTACTCCTTGGCGCCCGCCAGCTACCGGGGCCAGCCGGTCATCGAGCGGATTGAGGTGCAGTGGAGGTGA
- a CDS encoding crossover junction endodeoxyribonuclease RuvC — MIRPLRVVALDLSLTATGIAVTHDQVGEPRLACRTVSPRRRPSDTIIDHVRLHETFGAIAAAVRCKPDLVVIEWLPQFAGKGDTSLRLAELHGAVKHWLWSKNLRYVDVQPPHLKIYATGDGRADKAKVRRQVTAAYGRFLHIGTEDEADATALLAMALDAYGQPLVETHVSRREALAAVKWPELDLAAV; from the coding sequence GTGATCCGGCCACTGCGCGTCGTGGCGCTGGACCTGTCGCTGACCGCCACGGGCATCGCCGTCACGCACGACCAGGTGGGCGAGCCCCGCCTGGCGTGCCGCACGGTGAGCCCGCGGCGGCGGCCCAGCGACACCATCATCGACCACGTCCGGCTGCACGAGACGTTCGGCGCGATCGCCGCGGCGGTGCGCTGCAAGCCGGACCTGGTCGTCATCGAGTGGCTGCCGCAGTTCGCCGGCAAGGGCGACACCTCGCTGCGCTTGGCCGAGCTGCACGGCGCGGTCAAGCACTGGCTCTGGTCGAAGAACCTGCGCTACGTCGACGTGCAGCCGCCGCACCTCAAGATCTACGCCACCGGTGACGGCCGCGCCGACAAGGCCAAGGTGCGCCGGCAGGTCACCGCGGCGTACGGCCGGTTCCTGCACATCGGCACCGAGGACGAGGCCGACGCGACCGCGCTGCTCGCGATGGCGCTGGACGCCTACGGCCAGCCGCTCGTCGAGACGCACGTCAGCCGCCGGGAGGCCCTGGCCGCCGTGAAGTGGCCCGAGCTGGACCTGGCGGCCGTGTGA
- a CDS encoding sulfotransferase domain-containing protein, producing the protein MTDFVRYRSDEEDSGRWLGFPFRTGDIVISTRSKSGTTWMQMIVALLVFRTPRLPAPLTELSPWLDWLIRPRAEVVDQLDRQQHRRFIKTHTPLDGVPIDPRVHYIVVARHPLDMAVSLFHQGENIDRERLRELTGAVPGPRAERPGPHDWLVRWAASTADPRAAMDSLPGVLWHLSDAWQRRHHPNIQLIHYADLKADLPGQMRAIAARLGLPAPDDELVEAATFGAMRARAAELAPNPLGVLKDSQVFFRQGRSGAGRELLSSEELDRYHRRAAELAPPDLLDWLHR; encoded by the coding sequence GTGACTGACTTCGTACGGTATCGCTCGGATGAGGAGGACAGCGGGCGCTGGCTGGGATTTCCCTTCCGCACCGGGGACATCGTGATCAGCACCCGCTCCAAGAGCGGCACCACCTGGATGCAGATGATCGTGGCGCTGCTGGTGTTCCGCACCCCGCGGCTGCCCGCGCCGCTGACCGAGCTGTCGCCCTGGCTCGACTGGCTGATCCGGCCCCGCGCGGAGGTCGTCGACCAGCTCGACCGGCAGCAGCACCGGCGGTTCATCAAGACGCACACCCCGCTCGACGGTGTCCCGATCGACCCGCGCGTGCACTACATCGTCGTGGCGCGGCACCCGCTCGACATGGCCGTCTCGCTGTTCCACCAGGGCGAGAACATCGACCGCGAACGGCTGCGCGAGCTCACCGGCGCCGTCCCCGGCCCCCGCGCCGAACGCCCCGGCCCGCACGACTGGCTGGTCCGCTGGGCCGCGAGCACCGCCGACCCGCGTGCAGCCATGGACTCGCTGCCGGGCGTGCTGTGGCACCTGAGCGACGCCTGGCAGCGCCGCCACCATCCGAACATCCAGCTGATCCACTACGCCGACCTCAAGGCCGACCTGCCCGGGCAGATGCGCGCCATCGCTGCCCGGCTGGGCCTGCCCGCCCCGGACGACGAGCTGGTCGAGGCGGCCACGTTCGGCGCGATGCGGGCCCGCGCGGCCGAGCTGGCGCCCAACCCGCTCGGCGTCCTCAAGGACTCCCAGGTCTTCTTCCGGCAGGGCCGCTCGGGCGCGGGCCGCGAGTTGCTCAGCTCCGAGGAACTGGACCGCTACCACCGGCGTGCGGCCGAGCTGGCCCCACCCGACCTGCTGGACTGGCTGCACCGCTGA
- a CDS encoding sigma-70 family RNA polymerase sigma factor: MVTGHEAFTAFVATRGAALSRYAYVLSGDREEAADLVQDALLRTYARARGGAGFEHVEAYVRRAILTGYLDRRRREQRWRAIRHLLPGRGAADSAEEEVVLRSATHEVLAGLSPRQRACLVLRYYEDLPVAEIAAQLRCGPGTVKRHLSDGLRRVADRLGAEEGRIG; encoded by the coding sequence ATGGTGACTGGGCACGAGGCGTTCACCGCGTTCGTGGCGACCCGTGGCGCCGCGCTCAGCCGGTACGCGTACGTGCTGAGCGGCGACCGCGAGGAGGCCGCGGACCTGGTGCAGGACGCACTGCTGCGCACGTACGCCCGGGCCCGCGGCGGGGCCGGCTTCGAGCATGTGGAGGCGTACGTGCGCCGGGCGATCCTCACCGGTTATCTGGACCGCCGCCGCCGGGAGCAGCGCTGGCGGGCGATCCGGCACCTGCTGCCCGGCCGCGGCGCCGCCGACAGCGCCGAGGAGGAGGTCGTGCTGCGCTCCGCCACCCACGAGGTGCTGGCCGGGCTCTCCCCGCGGCAGCGGGCCTGCCTGGTGCTGCGCTACTACGAGGATCTGCCGGTCGCCGAGATCGCCGCGCAGTTGCGCTGCGGTCCGGGCACGGTCAAGCGGCATCTCAGCGACGGGCTGCGCCGGGTGGCCGACCGGCTGGGCGCCGAGGAGGGGCGAATCGGATGA
- a CDS encoding endonuclease domain-containing protein, which translates to MRPRRRAPQPTTTDRGYGWAHQQARARALEDLRDGDPCTRCGRPMWRSEAASLHLDHTDDRSGYRGLAHGTCNTRAGQAKATRNRAAQSPPAPAKRVHSRRW; encoded by the coding sequence ATGCGACCCAGACGCCGCGCCCCCCAACCCACCACCACCGACCGCGGCTACGGCTGGGCACACCAGCAAGCCCGAGCCCGCGCCCTCGAAGACCTACGCGACGGCGACCCCTGCACCCGATGCGGCCGACCCATGTGGCGAAGCGAAGCAGCAAGCCTGCACCTCGACCACACCGACGACCGATCCGGCTACCGCGGCCTCGCACACGGCACCTGCAACACCAGAGCCGGCCAGGCCAAGGCAACCCGCAACCGCGCCGCGCAAAGCCCCCCGGCGCCCGCAAAGCGCGTGCACTCACGCCGCTGGTGA
- a CDS encoding tetratricopeptide repeat protein: MITTEWEERLAAAWESLDELPEAEFLLLIEQLVNELAADHPVGLFERACSLDSTGHSDLAVPLYERALADGLTGYRRRRAAIQLASSLRTIGDLDRSIAILEEERRAPGDELDDALAAVYALTLAHAGREREGVSVAVTALAKHLPRYQRSSANYARLLLE; encoded by the coding sequence ATGATCACCACCGAGTGGGAAGAGCGGCTCGCCGCCGCCTGGGAGTCGCTGGACGAGCTGCCCGAGGCGGAGTTCCTCCTGCTCATCGAGCAGCTGGTGAACGAGCTGGCGGCCGACCACCCGGTCGGGCTCTTCGAGCGCGCCTGCTCGCTCGACTCGACCGGCCACAGTGACCTCGCGGTGCCGCTCTACGAGCGGGCGTTGGCGGACGGCCTGACCGGGTACCGCCGCCGCCGGGCTGCGATCCAGTTGGCCAGCTCGCTGCGCACCATCGGTGACCTGGACCGCAGCATCGCCATCCTGGAGGAGGAACGCCGGGCGCCGGGCGACGAGCTCGACGACGCGCTGGCCGCCGTCTATGCGCTGACCCTGGCGCACGCCGGACGTGAGCGGGAGGGCGTCTCGGTCGCCGTCACGGCGCTGGCCAAGCATCTGCCGCGCTACCAGCGGTCCAGTGCGAACTACGCCCGGCTGCTGCTGGAATAG
- a CDS encoding winged helix-turn-helix domain-containing protein, whose product MPASTTGTPDQGATVGQWNALIRRARLDDRQKLAALVMSSYADADGTNIHCGVVRLSVDLQCSYSTAQRYLRWLRAVGLVELVRAGNRRRKWSDEYRLILGPDVLEHLDVLDPGRYDELCNATREDRRRTSGGNQASTKVTSDSQASGVTQDDASSASSGVTQDDAHSIEPVTDMASPQMTPDEADQASNDDPSGVTQDDAPPSLTTSPERSTSPTTVDGDLRTAVTVTREDGSEMKTICPAKCGPHKLAGGTRPDGRPACPLCRVAQDQAAGKKRPRPALPTSHIAPVIHLRPEAS is encoded by the coding sequence TTGCCAGCCAGCACCACCGGCACGCCCGACCAGGGCGCCACCGTCGGCCAGTGGAACGCCCTCATCCGGCGTGCCCGCCTCGACGACCGGCAGAAGCTCGCCGCGCTCGTCATGAGTTCCTACGCGGACGCGGACGGCACGAACATCCACTGCGGAGTCGTGCGCCTGTCCGTCGACCTGCAGTGCTCGTACAGCACCGCCCAGAGGTATCTGCGGTGGCTCAGGGCGGTCGGCCTCGTCGAGCTCGTGCGCGCCGGCAATCGCCGGCGGAAGTGGTCCGATGAATACCGGCTGATCCTCGGCCCGGACGTACTCGAGCATCTGGACGTGCTCGACCCGGGCCGCTACGACGAGTTGTGCAATGCCACACGCGAGGACCGGCGGCGTACATCGGGCGGCAATCAGGCGTCAACCAAGGTGACGTCTGATTCGCAGGCTTCAGGCGTCACTCAGGATGACGCCAGTTCGGCGAGTTCAGGCGTCACCCAGGATGACGCCCATTCCATCGAGCCCGTCACGGATATGGCGTCACCCCAGATGACGCCAGATGAAGCCGATCAGGCGTCAAACGACGACCCATCAGGCGTCACCCAGGATGACGCCCCACCTTCCCTAACCACCTCCCCTGAAAGATCTACCTCCCCGACAACCGTGGATGGAGACCTTCGTACGGCCGTCACCGTTACGCGCGAGGACGGCTCGGAGATGAAGACTATTTGCCCGGCGAAGTGTGGACCGCACAAGCTCGCCGGCGGCACCCGTCCGGATGGCCGTCCCGCGTGCCCGCTGTGCCGCGTCGCGCAGGACCAGGCCGCCGGGAAGAAACGCCCGCGCCCGGCGCTGCCCACCAGCCACATCGCCCCCGTCATCCACCTTCGACCGGAGGCGTCATGA
- a CDS encoding alanine racemase, producing the protein MNLDIPDVTLDWRAKGFWLPDGPVGAREFVAARHSLFDGSFTWPLLVVRDSAVRANIATMAGYARQHGFSFAPHAKTSMAPTLLAAQLAAGAWAQTVATAGQALVLRRLGVPRILIANQVLDLTALRWLSTQEGIVLQVDSVAGVEAVAAAGGLPVLVELGHAGGRTGCRTVEAVREVARAAAGAPGVTLAGITAYEGGLGSAAAVDELLATQKRAAHEIADLLPDEVIVSAGGSAWFDRVVAALGGQWLPGHTVRAVLRSGASITHDDGFYRERTPFNRVAEGSLTAALELHAQVLSVPEPGLAIVGMGKRDAPVDEGLPVTAAGEVVKLNDHHTYVRSSSLAIGDLVRFGVSHPCTTFDKWRWIPVADDNDVVVDILHTYF; encoded by the coding sequence ATGAACCTCGACATCCCGGACGTGACGCTCGACTGGCGGGCCAAGGGTTTCTGGCTGCCCGACGGCCCGGTCGGGGCCCGCGAGTTCGTCGCCGCGCGGCACTCGCTGTTCGACGGCAGTTTCACCTGGCCGCTGCTGGTCGTGCGGGACTCCGCCGTGCGGGCGAACATCGCGACGATGGCCGGCTACGCCCGGCAGCACGGCTTCTCGTTCGCCCCGCACGCCAAGACCTCGATGGCCCCGACGCTGCTGGCGGCGCAGCTGGCGGCGGGTGCGTGGGCGCAGACCGTGGCCACCGCCGGCCAGGCGCTGGTGCTGCGCCGGCTCGGGGTGCCGCGGATCCTGATCGCCAACCAGGTGCTCGACCTCACGGCGCTGCGCTGGCTGTCCACCCAGGAGGGCATCGTGCTGCAGGTCGACTCGGTGGCCGGCGTCGAGGCGGTGGCCGCTGCGGGTGGGCTGCCGGTGCTGGTCGAGCTGGGTCATGCGGGTGGGCGCACCGGGTGCCGTACCGTCGAAGCCGTCCGGGAGGTCGCCCGGGCCGCGGCCGGGGCGCCCGGGGTGACCCTCGCCGGCATCACCGCGTACGAGGGCGGTCTGGGCAGCGCCGCGGCGGTCGACGAGCTGCTGGCCACGCAGAAGCGGGCGGCCCACGAGATCGCCGATCTGCTGCCGGACGAGGTGATCGTCTCGGCCGGCGGCAGCGCGTGGTTCGACCGGGTCGTCGCCGCGCTGGGGGGTCAGTGGTTGCCCGGGCACACCGTGCGGGCGGTGCTGCGCAGCGGCGCGTCGATCACCCACGACGACGGTTTCTACCGGGAGCGCACCCCGTTCAACCGGGTCGCCGAGGGGTCGCTGACCGCCGCGCTGGAGCTGCACGCGCAGGTGCTCTCCGTCCCCGAGCCGGGCCTCGCGATCGTCGGCATGGGCAAGCGCGACGCCCCGGTCGACGAGGGCCTGCCGGTCACCGCGGCCGGCGAGGTGGTCAAGCTCAACGACCATCACACGTACGTCCGCAGCAGCTCACTCGCCATCGGTGACCTGGTGCGCTTCGGCGTGTCCCACCCGTGCACCACGTTCGACAAGTGGCGCTGGATCCCGGTCGCCGACGACAACGACGTGGTCGTCGACATCCTGCACACGTATTTCTAG
- a CDS encoding helix-turn-helix transcriptional regulator, with protein MSAKLSTYAELVDVLTALPLLLREARRQRGLSQRTAAAEVGCSPSTVSRVESGEDISLSNAAAVLRWLDRPPR; from the coding sequence GTGAGCGCCAAGCTGTCCACCTACGCCGAACTCGTCGACGTGTTGACGGCGCTGCCGCTGCTGCTGCGCGAGGCCCGCCGCCAGCGCGGCCTCTCGCAGCGGACGGCGGCCGCCGAAGTCGGATGCTCGCCGTCCACCGTGTCGCGCGTCGAGAGCGGCGAGGACATCAGCCTGTCCAACGCCGCCGCGGTGCTGCGCTGGCTCGATCGGCCGCCACGGTGA
- a CDS encoding 2-phosphosulfolactate phosphatase: MRADFDWGPEGARALAPAAAIVAVVDVLSFTTTLTVAADRGIAVRPYRWRDATAQSFARDNDAVLAAGRTEDGPVSLSPATIRRSTGIARLVLPSPNGATISALLGEQDARVIGVSLRNAPVAATWVRDRLGPGATVAVIAAGERRPGGGLRPAVEDLWGAGCFLHHLVRATAADLTVEAGAALAAYEKVSVGLPLALRDCVSGRELRDHGFPEDVEVAAEAGASAAVPVLTNGWYVADSVTPTA, translated from the coding sequence ATGAGAGCGGACTTCGACTGGGGGCCCGAGGGTGCCCGAGCACTGGCCCCGGCGGCGGCGATCGTGGCCGTGGTGGATGTGCTGTCGTTCACCACGACGCTGACGGTCGCGGCGGACCGGGGCATCGCGGTACGGCCGTACCGCTGGCGGGATGCCACCGCGCAGTCGTTCGCCCGGGACAACGACGCGGTGCTGGCGGCCGGGCGCACGGAGGACGGGCCGGTCAGCCTGTCACCCGCGACGATCCGTCGCAGCACGGGCATCGCCCGGCTCGTGCTGCCCTCGCCCAACGGCGCCACCATCTCGGCGCTGCTCGGCGAGCAGGATGCGAGGGTGATCGGGGTGTCGCTGCGCAACGCGCCGGTCGCTGCGACGTGGGTGCGCGACCGGCTCGGCCCCGGTGCCACGGTTGCGGTGATTGCGGCGGGCGAGCGGCGGCCCGGTGGTGGGTTGCGCCCGGCGGTCGAGGACCTGTGGGGCGCGGGGTGTTTCCTGCATCATCTAGTACGGGCGACAGCCGCGGATCTCACTGTCGAGGCGGGGGCGGCGCTGGCGGCGTACGAGAAAGTGTCGGTGGGCTTGCCCCTCGCCCTGCGCGACTGTGTCAGCGGCCGGGAGTTGCGGGACCACGGTTTTCCGGAGGATGTCGAGGTGGCGGCGGAGGCCGGGGCCAGCGCGGCAGTTCCGGTCCTCACCAACGGCTGGTACGTGGCGGATTCCGTCACCCCGACCGCATGA